A window of Hordeum vulgare subsp. vulgare chromosome 5H, MorexV3_pseudomolecules_assembly, whole genome shotgun sequence genomic DNA:
TGGGTTGTACCTTTATGTTTCGTTTACCAATCATGTCTTGAATTGCTCATTTGATTCCTCTTTTTTTCGTTCTAGATGGCATCCCACATCTGAAGTGGTATGGCGTCGAGGGAGAGTACAATGTTATGGTGATTGATCTTCTTGGCCCAAGCTTGGAGGACTTATTTAACTCCTGCAACAGGAAATTTACTATGAAAACGACCCTTATGCTCGCTGATCAACTAGTAAGTTTGTTCCTCTACATCGGTTACCTGGTGCGGACCCATCAATTTATGAAACAAGTCCATATGATCGAGGCTGATCACagtaaaaaaattgtataatctgGTTTATCAAAGTTCTGTAAGGATCTTTTAAGAAATGGTTATCTTACTTGGTGAAGGAAAATCCAAATTGGTAAACCATAATTCATGAATTGGTGGTAGACGACATGTGAAATCCACAAACTCCACCAGAGTTTTAACCTTTACTGGATCTCAACCCAACTACTATGAGGCCATCCATCAACCAATTAACATCACCAGGGCACTTATTTAAGTTTAGATTTCACTGAGAGAATAAAAGTTGGTGCTTAGTTGAGATTATTTGAATTGTGCTTGGTGTTTGCATGAGGTTTTAAAAATGTGGTTTTATACTTCTCTTTGGATTTTCTCTGATGATTCTTTTTTTTAGATAACACGGGTGGAATACATGCATTCCAAAGGATTTCTTCACCGTGACATCAAACCAGACAACTTCCTTATGGGCTTAGGCCGGAAAGCTAATCAGGTTAGCATTGTCAAAATAGTTGCTTGACCTCTTTTCCAAATAAATTTAATAGGAGCAGGGAGTTCCTTTATATTGTAAACTTTAACAATTTCCCAATGTCTTTAGTCATAAATGAACAACACATTAGAAGATATGTTCTTAAATCTGTAGGTCTACATAATTGACTATGGGCTTGCTAAGAAATACAAGGACCTCCAGACTCATAAACACATCCCCTACAGGTGAATACTCATTTATGAAGTTTCTTTCTTCAGATATGGAAGTTAGATTTGATATAGGTTTTGTTGTCTCAAGTATTTCTGATGGTAAAATTCAGATATCTCCCCAGATTATGTCGGAAAATACCCCcatgtttttatttaattattagCATACTGGCATATATTTTTGTATGTGATACTTCCTAGTAGTATATCTTTTTCCTATACACAATTGTGTATATATATCATATTATGGTATATATAGGCTTGTGAGCCTATGCAGTTTGcttcttattttattattattgaaATGTAAAAGATCTAAATATGGTTTAGCCTCTAAATACATGTTTCTAGTGCTATGCATCCAAATATTGCAGTGCTTTGTCTTGGCCAGTGCACATGTTAGGCTCAAACTCGAATGTGTTATCTAGTTGTATGCCTCTTCGTGCCGATGTATTCAAATTGTACTTTCTTATATTTATAGTTATTTGTTTGTCTGTCCAGGGAGAATAAAAATCTGACAGGAACAGCGCGCTATGCTAGTGTGAATACTCATCTTGGAATTGGTGAGCACAATAAGCAAATCAAATCTTGCTAACTTTTCCCAAATGATACTAGAATCATGGCACTGAATTATTTTAAGCTTACTTATAAACTGAATATCATGGGGTGTATTAGCAGCTATGTGGTAtacatatttttaaaataaataaaaaataaaatattatCTTACATATggatgtgtttgtttcttgcagAACAAAGCAGGAGAGATGATCTAGAGTCTGTTGGTTATCTTCTACTGTATTTTTTGAGAGGAAGGTTAGGCCTGGTGATTTAGTACTTTATTATCTTGCCTATTTTCTGTTAGATAATGTGAGCACTGACTTTGCATGCTTTGGTGTTATTCTTAGTCTCCCATGGCAGGGTCTTAAAGCTGGCACTAAGAAACAAAAGTATGATAGAATTAGTGAAAAGAAAATGCTTACCCCGGCAGAGGTACTGATGTTGCGGTCATGGAGTTCCTCATCCTGTTATGGTAACCCCTAGATGTACTAATTCCCTAAATATAAATTTGTCCAGGTTCTGTGCAAATCTTATCCATCGGAATTCATCTCATATTTCCACTATTGTCGTTCCCTGAGATTCGAAGACAGACCAGATTACTCTTATTTGAAGAAACTATTTCGGGATGTATTTGTTCGTGAAGGTATACATTTTTCTTCTTTGAAGTTTATTTCTACACTTGTCCATTAATTTATCCACTGGAAATTTTCTATAATCTAATGTTGAGAAAAGTGGTCTAATTATGCGCTACCTTTGTAGGATATCAATTTGATTATGTATTTGACTGGACCGCACTCAAGTATCCTCATATGAGTTCCAGTAACAAGCTTGTTCGAGTATGTATTATCTTACCTTATCAattgttattattttctttacATTCTGATTGAACTATTTATCTTGTCCATATCCAGCAACCAAGTGGAAGATTGGCTGGAATTGGGCCATCTGTTGAGAGAACAGAAAGACCTTCAGGTTTGCCTTCTTATAGTTGATCATATGAAACACGAGTTCAATAACCTGATTAATTCATGTCTATTCTGCCAGTAGGACAAGAGATCCGGGATAGATTCACCGGTGCCGTGGAAGCATTTGCCAGAAGAAACTCAAGCTCCGGTCGCCATGGTGACCATTCAAGGCACAAAAGCATCGCGGATTCCTTCAGTTCATCTAGAGAAGCTGTAAGTATTGCAGTCCATTGTGAAGTTTTAATTATTGATAACCAAGTGCCAAAGCTGTTCACTTAGCACCAAAGACTGACGGAAAGGAGGCAAAAGCAACTATTACGTTTATGCTTGAGATCTCCTAGTTTAGTTCTCCTCAACTACagttatttaggtacagaggaagTAGTAGCTTACTTTACCCTATATGATGTAGCTTGCTGCTGATACGGAGAAAACACACATCTTGTCCCGGACTGGAAGCTCATCGAAGATGGCTGCCACGCCATCCAGCCGGCCGACCTCTTCAGGGGACTGCACTGGTCGGTTGTTCTCGGGAAGTGGCGGCAGCAGCAGCCGCCCATCGTCATCGACCGTACAAAGGCTCCACCAATCCGGAGGCAGCGGTGCGGATAATGGCTCGTCTTCACCCGTCGCTCGGAACGCGCCAGGGAGAGCAAGCCGACGGGACAGCCACGCGGCACTCCGGAGCTTCGAACGCCTGTCGATCAGCGCTGACAGAAGGAAGTGATCGACGGCCATGGAGGCGATGACAATTGCCAAGAATTTAACATCCGTCGATTTGTGCACTCACAAGAATTCAGCAGACATGAACAACAACTTGACAAGGAATGGTTAAGCAGAATCACCAGGGAGGAGCGGTGTCCTGGTTGCCATGCATGCATGTTCTTTCTTCAAATTCCAAATGAGATGTTTGTCATATAAGATCATGGGCTAAAAGTATGTAATTCTTTTCAACGGCAAATT
This region includes:
- the LOC123452604 gene encoding casein kinase 1-like isoform X2, translated to MEHIIAGKFKLGRKIGSGSFGELYLGINIQNGEEVGIKLEPVKSKHPQLHYESKVYMLMQGGNGIPHLKWYGVEGEYNVMVIDLLGPSLEDLFNSCNRKFTMKTTLMLADQLITRVEYMHSKGFLHRDIKPDNFLMGLGRKANQVYIIDYGLAKKYKDLQTHKHIPYRENKNLTGTARYASVNTHLGIEQSRRDDLESVGYLLLYFLRGSLPWQGLKAGTKKQKYDRISEKKMLTPAEVLCKSYPSEFISYFHYCRSLRFEDRPDYSYLKKLFRDVFVREGYQFDYVFDWTALKYPHMSSSNKLVRQPSGRLAGIGPSVERTERPSGQEIRDRFTGAVEAFARRNSSSGRHGDHSRHKSIADSFSSSREALAADTEKTHILSRTGSSSKMAATPSSRPTSSGDCTGRLFSGSGGSSSRPSSSTVQRLHQSGGSGADNGSSSPVARNAPGRASRRDSHAALRSFERLSISADRRK
- the LOC123452604 gene encoding casein kinase 1-like isoform X1, with amino-acid sequence MEHIIAGKFKLGRKIGSGSFGELYLGINIQNGEEVGIKLEPVKSKHPQLHYESKVYMLMQGGNGIPHLKWYGVEGEYNVMVIDLLGPSLEDLFNSCNRKFTMKTTLMLADQLITRVEYMHSKGFLHRDIKPDNFLMGLGRKANQVYIIDYGLAKKYKDLQTHKHIPYRENKNLTGTARYASVNTHLGIEQSRRDDLESVGYLLLYFLRGSLPWQGLKAGTKKQKYDRISEKKMLTPAEVLCKSYPSEFISYFHYCRSLRFEDRPDYSYLKKLFRDVFVREGYQFDYVFDWTALKYPHMSSSNKLVRQPSGRLAGIGPSVERTERPSVGQEIRDRFTGAVEAFARRNSSSGRHGDHSRHKSIADSFSSSREALAADTEKTHILSRTGSSSKMAATPSSRPTSSGDCTGRLFSGSGGSSSRPSSSTVQRLHQSGGSGADNGSSSPVARNAPGRASRRDSHAALRSFERLSISADRRK